The Vidua chalybeata isolate OUT-0048 chromosome 17, bVidCha1 merged haplotype, whole genome shotgun sequence genome contains the following window.
TGGCCCTGTCCAACACTGCAGCCTTCCATAGTGGGGATATCCCTGCTGTGGGTCAGGAGGAGCCTGTGGAGATGTGTGGGACTCTCAGTGGGACAGGTCCTACTGAATCCCTGAGGAAAGCAGATCTTCTGGGGAATACATCACAAGGATGCAGCTGTCTTCCTCCAACTGAGCATTCTGCAATCTCAGGTGCTGTGAGCAAGTGGCTGGGGTGTGTGTCCAAGGGAGGACCATCCCTGGAGCCAGGGCCCTGGCACTGAGAGATCAAAACATATGCcgagttggaagagacccacaaggatcatcaagtccagctcctggccatgcacaggacagcccagcaatcccaccatgtgcctgagagtgtggtccaaacactccttgaaCTCTGGTTCAGGCTTAGTGCCATGACCACTGCCATGGGAAGCCAGTTCCAATGCCCAACCGGTCTCCTGGTGAATAACCTTTTTCTAACATCAAACCTAAATCTTCCCGGACAAATGTTGTAAGGGTGGTGTTTTTTGGACAGGTGCCTTCTGCCCCAGTTCCCTgtgccctccatccctgccagcctgcTCTCAGTTTGCTGCCACTGCCATGCCCTGTCACAGCTCCATACTCATCAGCACCTATCAGCAGAGGGATTTCCTGTGCCAGAATTTAAAATAACCTCCTTCTTGGgtttgggctctgctcctgtccctctcctgcagcGCATCACTCGCTGTTCCCTGGGTGAGTGgactggcagcaggcagcagccctcACCTTTCTCCCTGGACAGCATCTGCCTGTGAGCTCCATCCTGACCAttcctgcagggccaggacacAGCACAACACCTCCACAGATCCCATGCCAGCTGGCAGGCGTGGTGGGAAGTGAGCTGCATTCTGCCACTCTGTGTAGGTGGTGGGAGTCATGGGGATGAGTGTCATATCCCTGAAGAGGACTCTTAAGTGAGGTGGCAGCAGTAACAGGCTCCAGGGTGAGTTAGCAAAGTCCCTGTGTCCCAACACTCTGTGTCTGTGAGTACCTCCTCATGGTCATGGGGTGTGGAAGGTAGCTGGGGGAGGTGTCTGGTGGGAGATGGAGAAGAGCTTTGGTGGCAGAGGCGGGTGCAGAGGTGCAAAGTTTATCAAGGATTGGGTCCCCTGTGGTGGGGAGCCCTGTGGCCATGGAGAgggacacagcccagctccctgggagTAAGTGTGCATGTCTGCTGCACACCCTGATTTGAAAAACTGTGTCTGAGCTCGGTCATAGGTATGTGGCAAGGTGAGGAGATACCCCACAAGCTGTGACCATCGTGGGGCTGTTTGATGCAAGCTGGGAGACTTGGCACCATGTTCCATGGAAGAGAGGCACCTGGATGCCAGCCATGACCTGGGCACCAAACCCCTGCAGTCCTGGGGCCACAGGCTGTGGGCAGGTGTAGGAGGCAgagtgctggcagagcaggcaggcaggaatgCTCCCCCTGCCTGCGCAGAGGCCGTGGTGAGGTGTGACAGCGTCAGCCAGGCTTATCTCtgctttcccagagcagctgggttACTGGAACTGCATTCACTTATCAGGAAACAGGGGATCTTGCTGGGAAGATGGCCTCAAGGTGCGACAGCATCTAGCCCCTGCTGACGCTGAGCTGCTGGCGATCCCTGAGCCTGGAGCTCGCAGCTTCCTCTCCATCCAGCCTTGAgcctcctgctcagccctgatAAACCTGAGAGATCCTGGGCCACGtgtttccctgctgcctgcccagggacccctcctgccctgctgtgtgtgGCTCAGGGACCCCAACAGCTCTCCTTACCATGGGCTGAGgtcttcccagctcctgctgctgctggaggcagccGGCTCGGACGAGCCAGGCCGGAGTGACTGCATTCCTGGCCAAGCCTCGTGCTTGGCCTGCTCTCCTGAAGCCGTGGGAAGGCAGTAGCTTGGCGACCCAATGTCTGCCTTCGCCGCAGGGATTCGTGAAATCCAGCTCGTGTTGTGGAGTAACCTGTGAGGGCCAGGATGTGGGAGTGGGAGGTGGGAGGTTCCACTGTGGACACAAAATCACTTGGGGGGATGCACGGTGTGGGCTTCCACAGCCGTGGGCACCAGCCCTGATGCTGCTTCCACAGACCTCGGCCAGGGAATGGAGCCCAGCGGGTTCCCACTGCAATGATTTCTATCACTTGGATGCTAATTTTAGAGAGCCAAGAGCACGTGATgcatcccctgccctgcccacgtGGTGTTCTCCTCACAAATACTTTCTGGCATCCTCTTCTCTCATGACTGTGCTTCTCCCCTTGCCCTGTGTGCATGATTCAGAGCGAGGAAGCACAAGGCATCTGTCATCTGCCCGGTCCCCAGCACCGCTTTcctgccagcccttccctctgctccactcACACCCCTGTGCTCACCACTCTCCTCTTTCCACAGGAGCGCTTTGTGGACCTCTATGGGAACGATGCTGCTGCCGAGATGAGAAAAGGCCAGGAGACCTTCAACAAATGGCTCCTGACCGGGGCGACGGTGGCCGGAGTGCTTCTGCTGGGATCCCTGCTGAGCCGCAAGTGAGCTGCCGCCGAGCCCCCCGTAGCGAGGACGGCTGCGCCTTCACCACCACATCCACTACACTCCCGAGCACCGTCACCGGCACAGGGGGCAGCCCCTCCATCCCGGCCGAGCACCCTGCTCCATGGAGTTTTCTCCCTGGTGCCACCAGCTCCTTTTATTGTAGCTCGTCATATTTactgttctgttctgttttaaaGGCGCTGAGGCCAATGCAGCACTTCAGccaccagctcccagccctggggagatCCAggcagctggggggggggaggggggggcacAGGCTAgaaggtgtcccagccctgcagggttCTCCAAATAATTTGGAAGAGAATAAACAGACTTATTTTTGCATGTGTGAGTGCGTGCGTGTGTGTAGATGTGTCACTAATATAAAGTTCCCCAGCCAGAGCAAGGGTCAGGCTCCGTGCCCCTGTCTCTGGCACGCTCAGGCACCAGGAAGAGGCAGGCTGCCCAGTGGAATGGAGCTTCCCCGCAGCATCCCTATCCTGTTCTTGCTTCCCCAGTCAGAGTTCATCCCTGTGGCAGGGGGAGCAAGAGGAGGAGGCGGAGGCCAGAGGTGAGGTGCTCTGCCCTTGGTCAGaatttctttctcctcccatACTCAgttgctgggagctgtggcctGTTCCAGATGAGGATGGTGTGCCAggcccagggctgtgcatgGTTTGAAGGTTCTTCGTTCTCTCCCCCCTCCTCACTCCAAATGTAGATGGCTGTGGGACAGTGCtcatcccttcccagcctgtTCTGGGCTGGtgaaggaggcaggagagggggagagCGCTTGTCCCTGGCACAAAGGGCTTtgcagagagctggggctgtggtgTCCAGGAATCCAGAGCTGGGGATTGGAAGGGTCAGGGGAAGCACCTTCACAGAGGTGGCAaagcccagggagcagctgattCATGAGACGAGCAGGGAAGCAAGCCCAGGGGAGATGGAAGTGAGGGCTGGCACTGGCTGAGAGCCATCTCCACCTCTGGGGAGCCTCTTTGGGGACAATAGGAGCTGTTTGCCTTTCCACTGCTGTTCCCCACATTCCCAGTCCCATAGTGCAGGCAGATCCCTGTGCCCATGCGTGGCTGTGATGGCTGCATGCAGTAACTGAGGTGTCTGGCTTCCCTCCCCCTCATTCCCacgctgctcctgctgctggagcagggaaccTCCGGGCTTTGAGCTGAAATTAGCTTCCAGAATAAACGCCCTCATCCTTCGGAGCCCACTGCGGGCAGACACAGCTGTCCACAGCTTGTCCATGTACATAACTGCCCGCGCTCTGCTGTACATATACGAGTAGTTTTTAATTCATTTGTGAATACTATTAATGCTATTTTTGTTATCTTGTCTGTCCGTATTTATGTGTGGGACCGTGCTCCCTGCAGAGGCCAAGCTGGGATGGAGGTGAGGGGAGAACCGGAGGTTCCAGGAGGGCTCACTTGGCCACTGAGCACGGACTCGCGCTCCTCATGTCGGACCCGCTCAGATCCCGCATGGGGAGCACGAGGATTAGCATTAGCCCATTGAACGCTTCGGTTTGCAGGTGGAGGTGAATCCACAAATAAATTTGTCATTCgagctgctggtggtgctgtGGTCTTTGCAGTCGTTGGGAATTTGAGAGACTTTGGGCCCAAAGGAGTTGGCTtcagtgggagggagggagggagggagggatggatggatggatggatggatggatggatggatggatggatggatgcatggatgggAATGAGGGCCTCTCCCTGCCTAGGGAAGGGTAGGGGTGATCCAAGGCAGTTTGCTGCGGTCCAGAGGGATGGTGGTGGGGTTGGGTGGTGCTAAGGGGTGATGGGGACAGGagagcccagggcaggctcttagctgggctgggggtgctggttcTGGGGACATGGGCTCAGCACCCATTGTCACgttgggaggaggagggcaggggacTCACAACCTCACTGGGGCCCACAGCCCCCCGCATTCCCGGGTCTACCCTTCAAAGGAGCACCTTCCCTTTGTGCGAGGCTCATTCCAGCACGGTTTGGACCACACAAACACTCGGCCTTTTTTGGATGTCACAAACATGGGGAACGCCGAGCCACCCCACATCCCTCTCACGGCAGGACGCgcccagctcagccttcccCAGTCCCCCCTCCCCTGTCCTTTCCGGGGTacccccggggcgggggggcagCGGCCGGGCCCTGGCGGCTCCGTGGGCCGGCGGGACGCGGTGGGAGCCCGCGGACACGAGCACCATCCCGTGGGCAGCGGAAGGAGCTGCCGCGGAGCTGCGGCCGCAGCGGCTGCGGGGAGCGGCAGCACGGGGACCCCCACGACCAACAGAGCCGCGAGGTTTGGAGGGAACCCCGGTCCCCGAGGGCCACTAGCCCCGTCCCCGGCCGCCCGGAGCCCCCCACGGGGGCCGGAGCCCAGCACGGCACAGCCAGAGCCCCTCGCAGCACAGGACACAGCGATGACCCGTCGGGGAGTTGGGAACGGGACCCTGCCTGGGAGACAGGGTGAGGGGGCTCCCGAGACACCCCACAGCACACAGGGCTGAGCTACGCTCCCGCTTTAATCCCTGCCGAGGATGGGGGTCCGTGAGTCCCGCGGCTGGGCACTTTGCCGGCCACGGGGGCATGATGGAAACAGGATGGTGATGGGGACAGGACTGGTGGGGGCTGGCGGGTTCCCACGAGGCAGATGGTCTCATGGCTCGTACTGCAGGTCCGTGGCGATGAGCACGAAGCCCTGTAGGGAGTCAGGGTGAGAGAGGGGATATGGGGGACGTGGGGAACCCTGGGGTAAGGGGACAGTGGTGGCACCCACCTGCTGCAGTGAGAGCCGGGGTCTGAGCAGGCTGAGGCCATgtgggaggggcagggggatgCCAGCCTGGAGCCACTCTGTGGGGAGACAAAGTCATAGCAGGGGATGGCCCCGGTGCAGCTGTGGGAGGatagggacaggacagggataGCACTTACTGTTTGCCCGGGGAACCCCAAAAAGCCACAGCCCAAACTTCAGCAGGGTCTCCAGACGCTTCACCTGTGGGACAGGCAGGCCCTGAGCCCGGCACAGCACAGGTAGAGGggtctgtgctgcaggcagggctcagtCCCCTGCCAGACTTGCCATGCACGGGGTCCACAGCACCCCAGATTTCCTCCAAGGTGATGTGGAATCCAAGGCTCCCTTTGGCTTCCCTGGCGCAGCCACTCACCTCCACTGGGCCCACGTTTGATGCCACTTGTGTTACATGGAGCCTGCAGGACAAGATCAGGGTcagagccaggcacagggaaggggacTGTCCCATCCCAGGGTAGGGACAGGCTGAGCTCCACGGGGGGACCAGGACCCCAGCAGAGCGGGTCCAACTGAGGACCTACTGCCAGGACAGTGGCACAGATATGAACTGGGGGCAGGATGGGGTCTGAGCAGGCCATACCCAGGCAATAGGGGACTCAAGGAGGCAGACGGACAGAGGTGGGGAATGGAGGAGCTGTCCAGGTATGTCCTGGGGGAGCTCTCCAGGTATGTCCTAGGGGAGCTCAGACCCAGCTCAGGGTCAGGCACTAACCCTGTCAGTCTCACAGTGCCCCCAAGTCTGTTCCTGGTGATCGTCGGCTTCCCCGTCACGTTGgcatcctgcagcaggaagagaCATTGGAGAGACCAGGGCAGAGCCTGCAACCCAGCATCACCCAGCATGGCCCCAGTATCCCCCAGCATCACCCAGCATGGCCCCAGTATCCCCTAGCATCACCCAGCATGGCCCCAGTATCCCCCAGCATCTCCTAGCATGgccccagtatcccccagtaCCACCCAGCATGGCCCCAGTATCCTCCAGTACCACTCAGCATGGCCCCAGTATCCCCCAGCATCACCCAGCATGgccccagtatcccccagtaCCACCCAGCATGgccccagccaggagcacaggcaCACCAGCTCCAGCCAAGTCCTTTGGGGTCCCCTGGCTCcctgagctgtggcagcagcagccactcaCGATGTTCAGCAGAAAGGCAGGGACACGGGTGGCGTTGGGCAGCACCACGAAGGCCTCGGCAGAGCTGAAGAGGGTCCCGTGCAAGGCATCAGgatggcaggagagcaggggctgctggcgGGCCCAGAGGTGCAGCTCCATGGGCTGGTCTGGAtagtgctcctgcagctgggagggacagggcaggggtggcacagagCCATGCTGGCCATGCCCCCATCAGGTCCCCACCATTGCCCAGGTCCCATGTGCCCATCACTGCCCTGCCCACGTCCTGTGTTCCATTCTGTCTGCATCCCATACTGCCTGCAACACCTACCATTTCCACTgcaccccattccctgtcctgtccctcatGCATCCCATTTGACCTCTGTGTCATCCCATGTCCCATCCCACCTGCAACCTTTCCCTCCTGTATCTCATCCctcctctgccccatccctcctgTATCATTTCATATGTCCCACCCTCCAGCATCCCATTACATCATCTGTTTCTCCCGCAATCCCATCTTGTGTCCCATGTCCCATCCCACCTGCATCCTGTCCTACTCCATGTCCTGCCTGTGTCTCCTtctccctgtgtcccatcccaCTCACCTGAGGGGAGAAGACCTCCATGCTCTTGGTCCTCAGCTGGATCGGGAACCGCCGTGGGAGctggaaggcagggagggatcagggtgctggggctgagcaggggtgggcatggggacaccccagtggggacagctctgctctccagccacCCCTACCATGTCACTGGAGATGTTCCTGCGCAGGGCCCCGGCCGTGAAGTACGTGAAGGCGGCTGAGTTGGCGACAAACTCGGTGACAGCCAACAGCAGCATGGGCTCGTGTGCCATGGGCGGTGTCGTGGGCAGGGGCGTGGGCAAAGCCACAGGCAGTGCCATGCGTAatgccacaggcagcaggacaggcagtgCTGAGCGTCTCTGCTGGTACCTGCCCACCCTGAAGATctctccctgcacagacacacagatgGGTGTGAGGATCAGCCAGGCTCCCCTGTTCCCAAATCTGTTCCAGGGATTCCCAGGATGACATTACCTTGAGGGCAATGTCCCCATACTCCTCTGTGAAGGTTGGCGGTCCCAGCAGGGAGTGGTCGATGGCAGCGATGGTGTCCAGCTGGgtggacactgcagggacatgggggtgGTCAGGAGGAGTCAGACCACCAGCCCCCctcccacagcctggctctgtcaGGATCCAGCCCCACAGTGGGGTCCTGCAGACCCTGCTGGGCACCAGTCCTGTCCACAGCCCCCCAGGACcaccctgcctgtccccagtccTGGGGTCCCCTCACCCACCTTTCATGTGCTTCAGGGCAGTGTCCAGCCTATCAATGCCCCTGTGGAGCACgaggcagagctggaagcagagcagggtgTCAGCAAGCCTAGGGATGAGGGTCTCCAAGACTCTCACTgggctgggggggacagggacactgacaccccagggcacaggggctgAGCACCCACCTGCTTGTTCAGCTGCTGCCGCAGGGTTCTCTGGAGCAGAGGTGCCAGCAGGTTGTAGAGCCAGCTGTAGGGCAGAGTGGGGTGCTCAGATCACCTCATGGTACCCACCCAGCCTCGCCCAGCCCATCACCCTGGCTGGGGCACCAGTAGTCCTTGCATgccagggacaggacagagcaggGGGCTTGGCATCACCTGTATCCACGGTGAAACTCCATGTGCAGGTCGGTGCCGTGGGTGTCACAGCCGGCGCTCCAAACCGTGGGGTGGCCACTGCCGTCCTCGCTCACCCCCAACACCGCTGCCACGGCCAGGTCCTCCATGCGGAGCTCCACAGAGCCGCTGTcctggctgggcacagagcgggtgagcacagggacagcGGTGACACTGAGCCACCCTgagtcctgtccctgtccccatgagGACTCACACGGCGCCCAGCTGGGCTGCCCAGTCGGCGCTGAGCTGGATTCGGGCGCGCTGCACCGTCAGCCTCACCCCCACGTCCTCGGCAAAGTCCAACGTGGATTCATTCATCTGCAGTTCATGGATGTGAATCCTGCATAAGACAGGAAAGCTGTGCTTGTGGCTGTAGTGCagacagggatgggaacagggacagaGACCCCACAGGTGGCTCTTACCGTGGCACAGCATAGGTGAGAGTTCCCAGGAGCGGGGTGTTGTAGGAACCCGTCAGGTTCAGCTCATGTTCCTTCTGCAGCATCgactggagcagctccagcccaaaGCGCCGGCCTGGGCCaaagagggaatttggggtgacGCCAAGGAAGGGGCTGGGGTACCTGGGCTTCAGCAGAGTGAGCAGCCAGGACCAGGATGGTCCTTCCATTCCCCATTCCTGGCAGACTTGGCATCATTTCTGGGAGTTCCCCTCTTTCCCCAAGTTTAGCAGTCTGGGCATCATCCCCCACTGgtcccccccatccctccctaCTCAGGAGCACAGACTCACCGAACTCCAGTGTCCTCTGGGTCAGCCAGGCCTTGATGCCAGGAttggtgctggggctggtgatGGTGGCAGAGACAcaggtgggcagcaggagcaagagGCAGAGCCATACAGTACCTCGAGACTGGTCCTGGGACctggaggctggagcagaggacaTGTCTGGCGGACACGCAGCAGGTGTAGAGACCCCCTCCCtgtgcaccagcacagccaggacttATATCGGGGACAGGGAGCCGTGGGTGACATCAGCACACATGGGGACACCACAGTGCTCTGGCCACCGAAAGCCCGGCCTTGCCCAACGCATGACTCAGAGGGGAAGCCCCCGCTGTTCCGCACTCGCGTCCATCGTGGGAGCAGGGGAATGCAGGGTCCCACACCAACCCTGCCAGCCCCCACCCTGGGGGTACACACGAGCCAGGACGCCAGCTGGGGCCCCccacaggggcacagggctggcatgTGGGGACACACAGAGACCCGGCTGGGCCAAGGCCACAAAGAGCTCCCATGCCTGGGAGCACGTAGGagttggggacagggacaaaatGAGCTggtcctggggctggggggagcctGCACCAGGGCAAACAGGGCTCAACCCATTTGCACCAGGGGGCAGCAGCTGTTCCCACTTTGGGAAGGGCTTTGGGAACCCTGTGTAGGATTACCTACATTTCAGTGGGGATCAGGGTGTCCAGGGTGCGGAAGCAGCCGCCAAGGAAGTGATGGAAAAGTTGGGACAGTCAGAGCAACAGCAGAACTGTGCAATCCCCTCCAAAAAACCCAGCGTGGGGAAAGAGCCACCCACACTGCCAAACCTACCATCAGTGGGACCGTCCCCCAGCCAGGGTGAGCCCCTCCAGTGCTGTGGGCTGTGGATCACAGGGGTCCAGCTGCCCTCCTGGATCCAACCTGGCAGACCCAGAGGTACCTCTAGGAGGGCCAGGGCCTCATCTCAGCACCACAGGGGCACATAGAGCCCACGGGCAGTCTCACCAGAGGGACCACAGCCCACATAATGCACCTTAGGGAGGTCTTCAAAGCAGCTGCCCACTGGCCAGGGGTGGCCAGTGCCTCCAGCAGTGACCCGGAGGCCAGCACTGACCCTGACCCCCAGCCCAATGCCTACCACAGCCCCTCTATCCCAGggtgcccctgccctgcaccagCACTCACCGTGCCAGGTGGGTGCAGTGCCCCACACCGCGGGGGCCGCAGGTCCTGCCATGGGTCCCAGCTCCTCCGTGTCCCGGGGACTGTACGTGGCACTGAACAGCAGGGACCAGCTCTGACGCCAGTGTCCATCCCGGGTCCTGGTCAGACCACAAACCACAACGTCACCCATTTCCCCTGTCCCTAATCCCTTCCGGGATGAATCAGGTCCCATGAAAACATCGAGGGACCGGTTGGGGCGCAGGTGCCCGCGGGCTGGGCGCTCCCTCGGGTTCTCCGGTGCATCCTGGTGCTGCCGCATCCGGCATCCCGACACGTGCCGGCGGCTtagccctgccagccccgctgCAAGCCTGGGCTGGCTCCGtcagccccttccccacctcTCCTGTGCCAGGTACCCGGTGGTGGCCGCCCCGCGTCCCCTGAGGAGGGGAtgacagccagggctgcatgGCGAGGGCTCGGTCGTGGGGCACACAGGGCTTAGACAGGGGTCAGGCAGAGACGTGGGgacacacatggacac
Protein-coding sequences here:
- the LOC128796790 gene encoding bactericidal permeability-increasing protein-like; translated protein: MAGPAAPAVWGTAPTWHASRSQDQSRGTVWLCLLLLLPTCVSATITSPSTNPGIKAWLTQRTLEFGRRFGLELLQSMLQKEHELNLTGSYNTPLLGTLTYAVPRIHIHELQMNESTLDFAEDVGVRLTVQRARIQLSADWAAQLGAVQDSGSVELRMEDLAVAAVLGVSEDGSGHPTVWSAGCDTHGTDLHMEFHRGYSWLYNLLAPLLQRTLRQQLNKQLCLVLHRGIDRLDTALKHMKVSTQLDTIAAIDHSLLGPPTFTEEYGDIALKGEIFRVGRYQQRRSALPVLLPVALRMALPVALPTPLPTTPPMAHEPMLLLAVTEFVANSAAFTYFTAGALRRNISSDMLPRRFPIQLRTKSMEVFSPQLQEHYPDQPMELHLWARQQPLLSCHPDALHGTLFSSAEAFVVLPNATRVPAFLLNIDANVTGKPTITRNRLGGTVRLTGLHVTQVASNVGPVEVKRLETLLKFGLWLFGVPRANKWLQAGIPLPLPHGLSLLRPRLSLQQGFVLIATDLQYEP